The genomic stretch CCCTCTTCCATGGCGCATTCCGCCAGTCTCCTGATTTCAGCAATGCTCTCAGCATAGATCCACAGGTCTTTTTCCGGTTCAAGAAGAGGTCGGGACATCTCGTAGGAAACGAAATTATCCGGAACATCAGCGAAGAAATTCTCACTCCTGATGAGACCGGCGATTTCAACAATTTCTCCCGCAGTAACCATGCCCCCGGGATATCGTGCAACAATAAGATCAGGATTGAAATCTTCTCCAGGTCTGAAGGAGTATTGCCCCCCTTCCAGAACCATATGCCTGTTCAGTTCATCGATTGAATTCGACAGTACAGTAACATCCGTTATCTCTGAAATCCGAACGGATACGCAATACTGCGCAGTAAGTGAAATACTGTATTCCCCCGGATCAACGTGCATCGTATCAATCCTGCATACAGCCCATTCGCCGAAGGAAGGTAACATCACTACACCTTCCCCCTCATATGTGATTACATCCTTAGCAAAGGAAGAATTACCTATACAGAGCTTAAAATAGTCACCCTGGAAATTCAAATAGCTCGAACCTCCAATGCTCCAGGGAGCGATTGCCATCTCAACATCTGGTTCAGATGGGCCGTTTTCTTTCCAGTCATCCATAACAATTGCCGCAGAAGTACTGTCCCTCAGAAGTACAACAGACATTGAAACATCTATTGAGATCATACTGTCTATCCAGTTCGTATCCACACCGGCCTCGTACATCTTCTCAATTTGCTGTTCGAGGAAGCGGCGCGCAAGCCACAGATCTTCAGAAACAGCTAACCAGTCCTCAATCCCATCAAAATTATTCCTTTCGGCTTCAGCCAGAAACAATTCTCTGTTTATAAGCCTTGAGACCAGATTGAGTTTTCCCCCCGGTTCAAGAACAGCGACCTGATCCTCAGGTATTAGCCTGTTGAACTCATTCATAAAATCATCATCTGTTATTTCAATGTTGTCACCTGTGGCAAGATTGGAACTGTCTTCGCCTCCGCATGAGGTAAAAAGAGCTATCAGCAAATTTACAACGATTATTGAAAACCCTAATCTAGTATATGACACGTACTTCTTCCTTTCGTCTGTCCTGCGGCATCGGTTGAACGGAAACTCAAAGTCTGCCTCATGAACAGAGAAATATAAGGGATGCAACGCATGTTGAACCACCATCCGAATTCTCTTGATGAACTCCGGGTTATTCCGGACTGAAATATCTAAGAAGGCTCAGGGTCCTTATCACCTTTTCCGGGTCGGTAAGACCTTTCAAGCTAACATTTACAATTATCCTCCCCGTCTTCTCCACCGTTACTCTTACCTTGAGGCTGTCAGGAGCAGTGCTGGATAACTCCATTCCCGGTCTAAAGACGATCCGCGCTTCAGCGCCGCCTATCACAACTTCTTCAATGCCGGACCCTGCTGCAAGATATCCGATTCTTGCCCGTTTAGCGCAATTCAGCACCGACTCCTCCGGTTCACCGAATCTATCTGAGAGGTATTCAATCCATTCGTCTATCTCTTTCTCGCTGGAAGCTCTCCATACGCTCCTGTAAAGCCTTACCCTTTCGGTTACATCAGGTATATAGGATTGCGGAATAAAGGAATCGCCTGGAATCTCAACCCTGACATCGTTCTCATCTGCAGCATCGAGACCCTTCAGACGCCTGGCTTCCTCTTTAATAAGCTCCTCGAAAAGCCCATAACCTATTGAGATCATCTGACCGTGCTGAGATGCTCCAAGCAGCTCACCGGCTCCCCTGATTTCAAGATCCCTCATCGCTATGTTCCATCCTGAACCCAGTTCGGTAAACCTGCGAATGGCATCGAGACGATTTCTGGCTTCAGGTTTAAGCTTGCTGTTTTCCGGTACAACCAGATAACAGTAAGCCTGATGGTGGCTCCTCCCCACTCTTCCTCTCAGCTGATAAAGATCCGCCAGGCCAAACATCTGCGCATTGTCTATTATTATGGTATTGACCCTTGGGAGATCAAGACCCGATTCTATAATGGATGTACACAGGAGTATATCGTACTGCCCCTCCATGAAAGCATGCATCACGGTCTCAAGTTCTTTTGGATTCATCTGCCCATGCCCAACGGCAATTCTCACCTCGGGCAATAAAAATTGCAGTTTCTCCCGAATTCTTTCAATCGATTTAATCCTGTTATGTACGAAGAACACCTGTCCATCCCTCGCAAGCTCTCTTTTAACGGCTTTTGCTATAATTCTTGAATTAAACCCTGTAAGTTCCGTGTGAATAGGATATCTGTCCCTTGGCGGTGTGGCGATTATAGAAATATTACGGAAACCGGATAATGCCATATGAAGAGACCTTGGAATGGGAGTAGCCGTCATCGCAAGCGTATCAACACTCTTTTTCAGCTCCCTGAGGTACTCCTTCTGCCTGACTCCGAAACGGTGCTCCTCATCTATCACAAGCAGGCCCAGCCTGTTAAAACGTATATCCTTCTGCAGAAGCCGATGGGTTCCTATAACTACATCTATATCACCTACAGCGAGATCCTCTATTATCTTCCTCTGTTCCTGCCTTGTACGGAACCTGTTGAGCATCTCTATTCTGACCGGAAATTCCGCCAGCCTGTCTCTGAATGTGAAATAATGCTGTTCAGCAAGAACTGTGGTTGGGACAAGCACAACCGCCTGAAAACCGGAGTCAACAGCGCGAAATACAGCCCTCATGGCAACTTCGGTTTTACCGTACCCTACGTCACCGCAAACCAGCCTGTCCATCGGGGAATCCATTTGAAAATCGTTCATAACCTTATTTATTGTCGAAAGCTGGTCGGGGGTTTCTTCGTAGGGAAAGCTGTTCGCGAGCGCGGTAACATGATGCCCTGGAGTTCCCAGGGGAGGTCTTCTCATAGCTTTCCTTTCCGCGTAAAGCGCTGCTAGTCTTCCAGCAATTGCCTTCGCTTTTTTTCTCGCGCTTGCGACCCTGTTATTCCAGGATACTCCGCCAATTTTATCCAGCTTCGGGCTGATCTTATCGGGAGCCATGAATTTCTGTACAGAACCTATCTCGTTCATTGGGACAAGAAGCCTGTCACCGTCCCTGTATTCAATCGCGAGGCAGTCAAGCACAGTGCCGAAGGTCTCAACCTTCTCCAGCCCTGTAAAACGTCCTATTCCATAGCGTTTATGAACTACCAGATCTCCGGGTGAGATCTCTCCGGAGTCCTCCAGTCTTTCGCCGCCTCTGTATTT from Candidatus Aegiribacteria sp. encodes the following:
- the mfd gene encoding transcription-repair coupling factor; its protein translation is MTEEDRNSENIRNWVVNEFFWDSVFSDMLSSLVSNRLTTVGGLGGAARSFAAATAHRLAGPTVLVAPSVSDAESMRDDLRGILPDVLYFPAYETLPFEGEPAHPGVISDRVECMAELKAGKRRSIVVMPASALIKKIPAKGNFACFRLYKGMRLSIRELEDWLLAAGFMKEGSVWEQARWARRGGIVDIGTYGMDNPVRLEFFGDELESIRSFDQRSQRSIRNLPECLLLPAREVILSPDHWNSAMEIVPDEHPLSEKLWTSNDFPGIEHYLPIFLEDCCSILDYIPDDGTLILSDPDSIVSHIEDTLMYDINSFSSSAIPFSFSSQFFGKKEIRDKLDSCRRIVRFEPFPVTDVDVYYRTLPQVSFHGHRNEMVTQLGKWNRDGSRVAVLCDSAAEKGTFLELIPESINLDTEVLSISEGFVMPDVGLIVLAERKMLSNRRRPERVRKYRGGERLEDSGEISPGDLVVHKRYGIGRFTGLEKVETFGTVLDCLAIEYRDGDRLLVPMNEIGSVQKFMAPDKISPKLDKIGGVSWNNRVASARKKAKAIAGRLAALYAERKAMRRPPLGTPGHHVTALANSFPYEETPDQLSTINKVMNDFQMDSPMDRLVCGDVGYGKTEVAMRAVFRAVDSGFQAVVLVPTTVLAEQHYFTFRDRLAEFPVRIEMLNRFRTRQEQRKIIEDLAVGDIDVVIGTHRLLQKDIRFNRLGLLVIDEEHRFGVRQKEYLRELKKSVDTLAMTATPIPRSLHMALSGFRNISIIATPPRDRYPIHTELTGFNSRIIAKAVKRELARDGQVFFVHNRIKSIERIREKLQFLLPEVRIAVGHGQMNPKELETVMHAFMEGQYDILLCTSIIESGLDLPRVNTIIIDNAQMFGLADLYQLRGRVGRSHHQAYCYLVVPENSKLKPEARNRLDAIRRFTELGSGWNIAMRDLEIRGAGELLGASQHGQMISIGYGLFEELIKEEARRLKGLDAADENDVRVEIPGDSFIPQSYIPDVTERVRLYRSVWRASSEKEIDEWIEYLSDRFGEPEESVLNCAKRARIGYLAAGSGIEEVVIGGAEARIVFRPGMELSSTAPDSLKVRVTVEKTGRIIVNVSLKGLTDPEKVIRTLSLLRYFSPE
- a CDS encoding SurA N-terminal domain-containing protein is translated as MSYTRLGFSIIVVNLLIALFTSCGGEDSSNLATGDNIEITDDDFMNEFNRLIPEDQVAVLEPGGKLNLVSRLINRELFLAEAERNNFDGIEDWLAVSEDLWLARRFLEQQIEKMYEAGVDTNWIDSMISIDVSMSVVLLRDSTSAAIVMDDWKENGPSEPDVEMAIAPWSIGGSSYLNFQGDYFKLCIGNSSFAKDVITYEGEGVVMLPSFGEWAVCRIDTMHVDPGEYSISLTAQYCVSVRISEITDVTVLSNSIDELNRHMVLEGGQYSFRPGEDFNPDLIVARYPGGMVTAGEIVEIAGLIRSENFFADVPDNFVSYEMSRPLLEPEKDLWIYAESIAEIRRLAECAMEEGIIWPAEELELTITEHVFRENVLKAAAEVDTLTATEFYYENQDMYDIPELRSILIAYVPFDWMPAAEIDSFDDLENYYVHADSAGDIVPTDPCPVELYASYGEAVFEADSGVFTGPIEYGEDEVFVFFEVVEIIPEGEENPMLILPFIIEDCKAAMVTRRLESYLLELWNTYSIEIDSAAVRSVDPWASNY